In Acyrthosiphon pisum isolate AL4f unplaced genomic scaffold, pea_aphid_22Mar2018_4r6ur Scaffold_9862;HRSCAF=10463, whole genome shotgun sequence, one DNA window encodes the following:
- the LOC100569888 gene encoding 39S ribosomal protein L18, mitochondrial, with protein sequence MLVGRQSKNILSSVTNTNIKRCLGTAPEDSGHAQFVYNRNPRNLEKLRIAYKPAGYHLEKPGREFWHKLQVTTSKRHVTASVLHHTGVVPVMATTAEWAVRKQLFSTLDKMAYITIGKVLAQRCLECGISDMINTYEVLPNSKLEALLENLLKGGIRLEEDPRYKSPNPWDQERPEKPWEHY encoded by the exons atgTTGGTCGGTCGGcaatcaaaaaacattttatccaGTGTaacaaatacaaacataaaaagGTGTCTTGGCACAGCTCCTGAAGATTCAGGCCATGCTCAATTTGTATACAATCGCAACCCTAGAAATTTAGAGAAGTTAAGAATCGCTTACAAACCAGCCGGTTACCATCTCGAAAAACCTGGTCGTGAGTTTTGGCATAA ACTACAAGTAACGACTAGTAAAAGACACGTGACAGCTAGTGTTTTACACCATACAGGTGTAGTTCCGGTAATGGCAACTACTGCAGAATGGGCTGTACGCAAACAGCTTTTcag cactTTAGATAAAATGGCATACATAACTATTGGAAAAGTGTTAGCACAGCGTTGTTTGGAATGTGGTATTTCTGATATGATAAATACTTATGAAGTTTTGCCAAATAGTaaa cTTGAGGCATTACTAGAAAACTTATTAAAAGGTGGTATACGGTTAGAAGAAGATCCAAGATACAAGTCACCAAATCCTTGGGATCAAGAAAGGCCAGAAAAACCATGGGAAcattattaa